In Naumovozyma castellii chromosome 1, complete genome, one DNA window encodes the following:
- the YOP1 gene encoding Yop1p (ancestral locus Anc_7.434): protein MSDFSSSFQAQLKQIDFKLSNNRILQKLEQQLHLPKSYIVVGGSFAYLLLIFINVGGIGEIMSNFAGFVIPTYLSLIALRTPSPEDDTQLLTYWIIFGFLSVIEFWSAAIIYVIPFYWFLKTIFLIYISLPATGGAKLIYTSFVGPLTDKYIFGRAGMRGTAATAKKHDIRSAVDEASESKGKKATGFAKH from the exons ATGTCTGATTTTTCATCTAGTTTCCAAGCCCAATTGAAGCAGATTGACTTT AAACTTTCCAATAACAGAATCTTACAAAAACTTGAGCAACAACTGCACTTACCTAAGTCATACATTGTTGTTGGTGGATCATTTGCATACCTATTGTTAATCTTTATCAATGTTGGTGGTATTGGTGAAATCATGTCCAACTTTGCCGGATTCGTTATCCCTACCTATTTGTCCTTAATTGCCTTAAGAACCCCAAGTCCAGAGGATGATACCCAGTTATTGACTTACTGGATAATCTTTGGGTTTTTGAGTGTCATTGAATTTTGGTCCGCTGCCATTATTTATGTGATCCCCTTTTATTGGTTTTTGAAGACAATCTTTTTAATTTACATTTCCTTACCAGCCACAGGAGGTGCTAAGTTAATCTACACTAGTTTTGTTGGTCCATTGACAGACAAATACATTTTTGGTAGAGCAGGTATGAGAGGTACAGCTGCCACAGCAAAGAAGCACGATATTAGATCTGCTGTGGATGAAGCCAGCGAATCTAAAGGTAAGAAAGCTACTGGGTTTGCCAAGCATTGA
- the APL4 gene encoding AP-1 complex subunit gamma (ancestral locus Anc_7.435) produces MGSSSLKKFIKDVRAAKTLADERSIISKQSAKIRTKLRDDHLSHSKRRSNIEKLLYLYILGEKTHFGQVDCINLIASDDFIDKRLGYLASMLLLDESEDLLTLLTNILSNDLQHPNKYIVALALNALGSLTSNELARDLFPNVLQVIQNPNFKNEPFILKKSFQCLAKLIMKDYSLLEILDIKIVEDVLFPKSFSNGNKIDNGLLLSICRIIQSILLTIDQKEQEDLSTEDNEEILFREKVHNLLIVGIAPFIPMFFERLLDLNSKNLDSNYDVQGISDPFLQCDLIYTLTLLFKFQSRFNEISMYNDKFINLLIQIANNTDSTKNPGKTILYQTTKTIFLLNQYNFDDDQIKPLTTLGINTLANFLKVKDNNIKYVALNTLLKVIPQDPIAVQRHKKFILNCLNDHDISIKMRSLELTFAILNNENLRELTNELLIFLEKINKNQNSNFNDDFENLIVFIVDNLILSFNLFSSNNGTEEDDQMWKLKILIKVLKLVGNFINSTEKINDILINFNNTKNIDAKFEIISKMLSVSLNINGNGNDDDNDTTNNKDENLAWNLISVWCIGEYADFVLINPVTNTKLVNEISLTKYLIQMDNDFKMNCPKLIHYVLTAALKLSVKINDKKSIESLRKLILSHTKDSNLLIQMKAVQYDLIFNQPATTKKILLDSMPNFERNSEKEKSAITEKKTEKKPSNDLLLELLNIDEDATPIPKENPKNLLAEILSQTATTTMTNTSSTTNSVPEISLPSTAISIHKGQYIEVFSDIIPNNIQPNSIQIELYFKPSITISDLKPLCAVTKTQKLTLGQLYPLSNTIPMGSISKQNLKITGSGKLKLRVKLNFEKDDDKMEINDQFDHKFDQVL; encoded by the coding sequence ATGGGCTCCTCCTCCTTGAAGAAGTTTATAAAGGATGTCAGAGCCGCAAAGACTTTGGCTGATGAAAGATCCATCATCTCCAAGCAATCCGCCAAGATTAGAACAAAACTAAGAGACGACCATCTCTCACATTCCAAGAGAAGATCAAACATCGAGAAATTGCTGTACTTGTACATTCTCGGCGAGAAAACCCATTTCGGACAAGTGGACTGTATTAATCTCATTGCGTCCGATGATTTCATCGATAAGAGACTCGGATATTTAGCATCCATGTTACTCTTGGACGAATCAGAGGATTTGTTGACTTTATTGACTAATATCTTGAGTAATGATTTGCAGCatccaaataaatatatcGTTGCCCTCGCATTGAACGCATTGGGTTCATTGACTTCAAATGAATTGGCAAGAGATTTATTCCCCAATGTACTTCAAGTTAtacaaaatccaaattttaaaaatgaaccatttatattgaaaaaatcttTCCAATGTTTAGCtaaattgataatgaaggattattcattattggaaattctAGATATTAAAATCGTGGAAGATGTCTTGTTCCCAAAATCTTTCTCCAACGGCAACAAGATTGATAATGGATTATTATTAAGTATTTGCAGAATTATACAATCCATCTTATTAACCATTGACCAAAAGGAACAAGAGGATTTATCCACTGAGGATAATGAGGAAATTTTATTCCGTGAAAAAGTGCACAATTTATTGATCGTGGGAATTGCACCCTTTATACCAATGTTTTTCGAAAGATTATTGGATTTAAATTCTAAAAATTTAGATTCCAATTATGACGTTCAAGGTATCTCTGATCCATTTTTACAATGTGATTTGATTTACACTTtaactttattattcaaatttcaatcaagatttaatgaaatttccatgtataatgataaattcattaatttattaattcaaatCGCTAATAATACCGATTCTACAAAGAACCCAGGTAAGACAATCTTGTATCAAACAACAAAGACTATCTTCCTTTTAAACCAATACAActttgatgatgatcaaATTAAACCATTGACCACTTTAGGAATTAATACTTTGGCCAATTTCTTAAAAGTGAAAGATAATAACATTAAATATGTCGCCTTAAACACTCTTTTAAAAGTGATACCACAGGATCCAATAGCGGTTCAAAGACATAAGAAATTCATTCTAAATTGTTTAAATGATCATGATATCTCCATAAAGATGAGATCCCTTGAATTAACATTCGCcatattgaataatgaaaatttaagaGAATTAACTAATGAactattaatttttttggaaaagattaataagaatcaaaattcaaatttcaacGATGATTTCGAAAATTTAATTGTCTTTATCGTCGATAATTTAATcttatcatttaatttattttcatcaaataatggTACAGAGGAGGATGATCAAATgtggaaattgaaaattttaatcaaagttttgaaattagTGGGCAATTTTATCAACTCAACggaaaagattaatgatatattaATTAACTTTAACAATACCAAAAATATAGATgctaaatttgaaatcatcTCAAAGATGTTATCAGTATCATTGAATATAAATGGTAATGgcaatgatgatgataatgataccACTAATAACaaggatgaaaatttagCTTGGAACTTAATTTCAGTATGGTGTATTGGTGAATATGCAGATTTCGTCTTGATTAATCCAGTGACAAACACAAAACTTGTTAACGAAATATCATTgaccaaatatttaattcaaatggatAATGATTTCAAGATGAATTGTCCCAAACTAATTCATTATGTATTAACTGCAGCATTAAAGTTATCAGTAAAGATTAATGATAAGAAATCCATTGAATCATTAAGAAAGTTAATATTATCTCACACAAAGGATTCAAACCTACTCATTCAAATGAAGGCAGTGCAATACGATTTGATATTCAATCAACCAGCtacaacaaagaaaattttgttAGATTCAATGCCTaactttgaaagaaatagcgaaaaggaaaaatcCGCTATaactgaaaagaaaactGAGAAAAAACCAtcaaatgatttattactagaattgttaaatattgatgaagatgccACTCCAATTCCAAAGGAAAACCCAAAAAATTTACTGGCTGAAATCTTATCTCAAACGGCAACGACAACCATGACAAACACATCATCAACGACAAATTCAGTACCAGAAATATCATTACCGTCAACCGCTATAAGCATCCATAAGGGCCAGTACATTGAAGTATTTTCCGATATAATACCCAATAATATACAACCAAATTctattcaaattgaattataCTTCAAACcatcaataacaataagTGATTTGAAACCATTATGTGCAGTGACGAAGACTCAAAAATTAACCTTGGGCCAATTATATCCCTTATCAAATACTATTCCTATGGGATCTATCTCcaaacaaaatttaaagattacTGGGTCAGGCAAGTTAAAATTACGAgttaaattaaattttgaaaaagatgatgataagaTGGAAATAAATGATCAATTTGACCATAAATTTGATCAGGTTTTATAG
- the CSR2 gene encoding Csr2p (ancestral locus Anc_7.436), translating into MPLTVNNTNQLQQHKQQQQQQMQDQDQVVILPETEPANVQFFPTANEMVKNNTENTYTTTMLRDNDRSANNRRRRSSTIKSALSSILSDSSSASPHSHVPKTLSINPPPSIIISTNEPINNNSSSTMEGNNYVYSHDYSQNTHHSSTSNSSASNSINQNSFSYIHPVSVSASNSLANSSLRRNTVSSNVIGLRQQQNRNLYRDSFSRNKSSSTTSLRQLIPSQSSASSYSLSSSSSSYNIPPSGANAPSSSAHSESTLKKTTNLIPKNIQYQFHHQYASLRSSFSSYSITTNSKKFSQHFLQNFLNERGFLNLKKIYDNKKDPLQISIASSGETIFLPTCKAYRYHHSPPRTHPRRSSHHSRRNRHSNDDLNDEEMYALENDASFHDTADLTSNFSASPSELDDENNDLSLYPLWSATEGARQHSLPNNSTESTLQLPPASHAHTRHRSYPSTLPTNTNMQMQHFHMDHTMTPHNIAVIISLDGSTNVNLSNIIIELSSDLRIFWNNKVPPENVKNEEIYKNGSIKWDINLRKNFNLFIPLHATSVDNVIINDDQLLESNRKMYRNFHQKDKKYINDKNDLQDSLIKKLLQSETGATNNNDKESIDMDFSDLKSMNSPTTNDQFLPAGDYVFILPILFVEDIPESIYLPSARIDYMLRLVTKLTPTHNKSHSKEKKITESKPIIKKITSSDDVNSIENESIFKGDFITSSSSSSSLSNSDNATVFNNIKNRFRSLSYASTTEPQSSIYSGTSERRRISTKNNKDKEEDKSKDKTNKFDNDHGEIISTELPLNIVRAPPSASFSTKNKPIYINKVWANSLSYEISFTQKYVPLNGELPIKIKLVPLVKNVSVKRIRVSIVEDVNFYSKDLNHSFNQLDPLSSDPSNPFYNEFNGKSKKERNLPLLEIRTREIGARALREEIVRNTVNDNLLSYNTVMESYTKNSSTMERKVGITEPITINSTLSFPKYSTVDKNAAKDIPPFGVEHYTTISNPEKTTKNTNDSANNRGRGNSFMSFLTGGKNKEPQSSPSTTTTTTKTNKDTAKKVIDPRFHKTSFHTNASVPVECDTMLSQAKRGLYLDSGHCNNIVCTHKLEIMMRVSKPRTDSKSGELRHFEVVLDTPIILVSDLCNMGNIELPTYDMATSDSTSVFSPPTFEEAISVPASPMLSNYSPSIDSRNTRDELSSIQLLNLSRLNSLSGPSNANVINNNKSNNNILSTPLPMSTSPLSVDVSSEISSYSNENSAASSVIPEDGEWFNNLDGLLAASPSPHPQTDHFASSNPFKQGYQIAVKKEAPPSYECAVSDCDREC; encoded by the coding sequence ATGCCATTAACCGTAAACAATACCAACCAACTACAACAGCataaacaacaacaacaacaacaaatgcAGGATCAAGATCAAGTGGTAATCTTACCCGAGACTGAGCCCGCTAACGTGCAATTCTTCCCCACTGCTAACGAAATGGTGAAGAACAATACGGAGAATACGTATACAACAACAATGCTAAGAGATAACGATAGATCCGCTAACaatagaagaagaagatcatCAACCATAAAGAGTGCTCTTTCCTCCATATTATCGGACTCGTCTTCGGCATCTCCTCATTCGCATGTGCCCAAGACTTTGAGTATAAACCCGCCGCCTTCCATTATTATATCGACCAATGAGCCAATTAACAATAATAGCTCGTCCACCATGGAGGGTAATAATTACGTTTATTCTCATGATTATTCTCAAAATACTCATCATTCAAGTACATCAAATTCAAGTGCAAGTAATAGTATTAAccaaaattcattttcatatattcatCCAGTTTCTGTCTCTGCCTCCAATTCCTTGGCAAATTCATCACTACGAAGAAATACCGTCTCATCCAATGTCATCGGACTAAGGCAACAACAGAATAGAAACTTGTACAGAGATAGTTTCTCAAGaaataaatcttcttccacCACGTCATTAAGACAATTAATTCCATCTCAATCATCTGCATCGTCTTATTCATTGtcgtcttcatcttcttcatatAACATTCCTCCCTCCGGTGCGAATgcaccttcttcttccgCTCATTCTGAATCTACTTTGAAAAAGACAACAAATTTAATACCTAAAAATATTCAGTATCAATTCCATCATCAATATGCATCTTTGAGATCTTCATTCTCATCATATTCCATTACGacaaattccaagaaattctCTCAACATTTCTTacaaaatttcttaaatgaaAGAGggtttttaaatttaaagaaaatttacGATAACAAGAAGGATCCATTACAAATTTCCATAGCATCAAGTGGTGAAACAATCTTCTTACCCACATGTAAGGCATACAGATACCATCATTCACCACCAAGAACACATCCACGTCGTTCTTCACATCATAGTCGCAGAAATCGTCATTCcaatgatgatttgaaCGATGAGGAAATGTACGCTCTAGAGAATGACGCATCGTTCCATGATACAGCCGATTTAACATCAAACTTCTCTGCATCACCTTCAGAATTGGATGACGAAAATAATGACTTGTCATTATACCCATTATGGTCCGCCACAGAAGGTGCAAGACAACATTCTTTACCCAATAATAGTACAGAATCAACTTTACAATTACCACCTGCTTCTCATGCTCACACGAGACATCGTAGTTATCCATCCACCCTACCAACAAACACCAATATGCAAATGCAACACTTCCATATGGATCATACAATGACACCACATAATATCGCTGTCATCATATCTTTGGATGGTTCCACAAATGTCAACTTATCAAACATTATCATTGAATTATCATCTGATTTGAGAattttttggaataataaaGTACCACCAGAAAACGTtaagaatgaagaaatttacaAGAATGGGTCCATTAAATGGGACATCAATTTgagaaaaaatttcaacttATTCATACCATTACATGCCACTTCAGTAGATAAcgttattattaatgatgatCAGTTGTTGGAATCCAATAGGAAAATGTATAGGAATTTCCATCAGAAGGATAAAAAATACATAAATGATAAGAATGATTTACAAGATTCActaattaaaaaattattacaatCTGAAACGGGGGCAACTAACAATAACGATAAGGAATCCATAGATATGGATTTTAGTGATTTAAAGAGTATGAATTCACCAACGACAAATGATCAATTCTTACCCGCGGGTGATTACGTCTTTATATTACCAATATTATTCGTAGAGGATATTCCTGAATCCATATATTTACCATCAGCTAGAATAGACTACATGCTTCGTCTCGTGACAAAATTGACACCAACTCATAATAAATCTCATTCCAAGGAGAAAAAGATAACGGAATCCAAGCCGATCATTAAGAAAATAACAAGTTCTGATGATGTAAATagtattgaaaatgaatcaatCTTCAAGGGAGATTTCAtaacttcatcttcatcttcatcttccttaTCTAACTCAGATAATGCAACTGTGTTCAATAACATCAAGAATAGATTCCGTAGTTTATCATATGCTAGCACAACGGAACCACAATCTTCCATTTATTCAGGTACATCAGAGCGTCGTCGTATTTCCaccaagaataataaagacaaagaagaagacaaGAGTAAAGACAAGACAAACAAATTCGATAACGATCATGGAGAAATTATTAGTACAGAGTTACCATTAAATATTGTGAGAGCACCACCTTCAGcttcattttcaacaaagaataaACCAATCTATATCAATAAAGTTTGGGCAAATTCATTGAGCTATGAAATTTCGTTTACTCAGAAATATGTCCCATTAAATGGTGAATTACCCATTAAGATTAAACTGGTACCATTAGTCAAGAACGTTTCAGTAAAGAGAATTAGAGTATCTATTGTGGAAGATGTCAATTTTTACTCAAAAGATTTGAATCATAGTTTCAACCAATTAGACCCATTAAGTAGTGATCCAAGCAATCCATTTtacaatgaatttaatgGGAAGAgtaagaaggaaagaaatTTACCCCTATTAGAAATTAGAACAAGAGAAATAGGTGCAAGAGCTTTgagagaagaaattgtaAGAAACACAGTGAATGATAATTTGCTATCTTATAACACAGTGATGGAAAGTTATACTAAGAACTCAAGCACAATGGAAAGAAAAGTGGGTATTACAGAGCCAATTACTATTAATTCAACATTATCGTTCCCCAAATATTCTACAGTGGATAAGAATGCAGCAAAGGATATTCCTCCTTTTGGCGTAGAACATTATACAACCATATCAAATCCTGagaaaacaacaaagaatACAAATGATTCTGCTAATAATCGTGGACGTGGTAACAGTTTTATGTCATTTTTAACAGGGGgcaaaaataaagaaccTCAAAGTTCACCttccaccaccaccaccactACCAAGACTAATAAGGATACGGCCAAAAAGGTTATTGATCCAAGATTTCACAAGACTTCATTTCATACAAACGCTAGTGTTCCCGTTGAATGCGACACAATGTTATCTCAAGCTAAGCGTGGATTATATTTGGATAGTGGTCATTGTAATAACATTGTTTGTACCCATAAGTTGGAGATAATGATGAGAGTGAGTAAACCAAGGACTGATAGTAAATCAGGAGAATTAAGACATTTTGAAGTGGTATTAGATACGCCAATCATACTCGTTTCTGATCTATGTAATATGGGGAATATTGAACTACCCACCTACGATATGGCAACATCTGATAGTACAAGTGTCTTCTCACCTCCAACTTTTGAGGAAGCCATTTCAGTACCCGCATCCCCTATGCTAAGCAATTATTCACCATCTATAGACTCGAGGAACACAAGGGACGAATTATCATCTATTCAACTCTTAAATCTATCGCGgttaaattcattatcagGTCCTTCCAATGCTAATGTGattaacaacaacaaaagcaacaacaacatttTATCTACTCCATTACCTATGTCGACGTCACCCCTATCAGTAGATGTAAGTTcagaaatttcatcatattcaaatgaaaatagtGCCGCATCAAGTGTGATACCAGAAGATGGTGAATGGTTTAATAATTTAGATGGATTATTAGCAGCATCACCCTCTCCACATCCCCAAACAGATCATTTTGCATCCTCCAACCCATTTAAACAAGGTTACCAAATCGCGGTAAAGAAGGAGGCACCTCCAAGCTATGAATGTGCAGTCTCTGACTGTGATCGTGAATGCTAG
- the NTO1 gene encoding Nto1p (ancestral locus Anc_7.439) yields the protein MSMDTSRSNNEGLKLREEKHFNDFYPDLKEDVSLPIIITNESITDDLIEPTPVRKQHVKQLIYDGHITVEPLQSAGKTAEFHKCSIPINRLDSMKGRNSSDIPILLQPSYHHKKIKDPNEQFSGEKSPYITKYQQCKRPFLEEQLKTLASLRRISSNLKNIRPEYDMDEQDELYRQFLNETYLLKSQLKISHELFELIISVLETEWFHLESHIPRLSYTDPNSTITTRLQYELYGSDDGTCVSTDQPCAICYGTESDDTNAIVFCEGCDIAVHQECYGIVFIPVGPWLCRRCHLATNYKINCLVCPSDTGAFKQTDTGVWIHSICALWIPELYFANLHYMEPIEGVANISKSRWKLVCYICKRKMGACIQCTHRNCFVAYHVTCARRAGLYLKWDKDLTVGAVASNQVHLGNKLHSFCDKHSPIDHNNPAQGILKARRFFNNKKNSYSDESAQNSITHHPTPINERNWTTTIGTPIAPQKFANIIDKILRLFNIQESTILSNNFCKYWSMKREFKKGMPLINKPVITQLNSLTSKEIDERTKFIKILLNDLQRVKVLGGLVSKRTDASIQIENSKHEIKSILQDPEKAFMKITIIDPITETEFYKSFKRLNTTERGINLIDKFENNTFPDLKTMKESMLTFFQSIEDDDSSNRALRVSSSKLKDHLTVIFEKVEAVDIKMLLNEDFIITDDILKTEIRPWKGPVIMEREQLSDVENLEESDENTLSNILSVEGTDEHKDNFQQEIEQTHVPPKRRRGRPPKKHIIETYKRGEILDSSEVGQETSKLRLSTLRGSKDEGKMRHRTKTPIQRGTAASHLQSPKQITKPTLRGRKPGRKINIDAVESQTQTYTGARRGRRPKPKIGSDINNQAYTLSEPHKNNGDTRRGMRSTRKENSNFTDQAQSSLKPQSQTYKRSDKGRRRRVFSTTGAQTENPSQSQLLAFKGANMKRVLRKKTSSTDNNHPMGLSSPRPVRIYKGARRGRKSKRKYP from the coding sequence ATGTCAATGGATACCAGTAGATCTAACAATGAGGGACTGAAATTGAGAGAGGAGAAACATTTCAACGACTTCTACCCAGATCTGAAAGAGGATGTGTCACTTcctataataataacaaatgaatcaatCACTGATGATCTCATAGAACCAACACCTGTGAGGAAACAACATGTTAAGCAACTGATATATGACGGGCATATTACAGTAGAACCACTTCAAAGTGCTGGTAAAACTGCTGAGTTTCACAAATGCTCCATACCCATCAACAGACTGGATTCGATGAAAGGACGCAACTCTTCTGATATACCTATACTTTTACAACCGTCTTACCATCATAAGAAGATAAAAGATCCTAATGAACAGTTTTCTGGAGAAAAAAGTCCTTATATAACCAAATACCAGCAATGTAAAAGGCCGTTCCTGgaagaacaattgaagacCTTGGCCTCATTACGACGGATCtcatcaaatttgaaaaatattcgACCGGAGTATGATATGGATGAACAGGATGAATTGTACAGACAATTTTTGAACGAAACatatcttttgaaaagtcaattaaaaatatcGCACGAGCTCTTTGAACTGATAATATCTGTCCTCGAAACAGAATGGTTCCACTTAGAGTCACATATTCCAAGATTATCCTACACTGATCCAAACAGCACCATCACTACTAGATTGCAATACGAATTGTATGGCTCAGACGATGGTACATGTGTCTCTACAGATCAACCTTGTGCCATATGTTATGGAACAGAAAGTGATGATACCAATGCCATCGTATTTTGCGAGGGCTGCGACATTGCCGTCCATCAAGAATGTTATGGTATTGTCTTCATTCCGGTTGGTCCTTGGCTGTGTAGAAGATGTCATTTAGCTACcaattacaaaattaaTTGTTTAGTCTGTCCGAGTGACACAGGTGCATTTAAACAAACCGACACTGGAGTTTGGATTCACAGTATATGCGCCCTTTGGATACCAGAATTATATTTCGCCAATTTACATTATATGGAACCTATTGAAGGTGTAGCAAACATATCAAAATCCCGATGGAAATTAGTCTGCTATATTTGTAAGAGGAAGATGGGTGCATGTATTCAATGTACTCATAGAAACTGCTTTGTCGCCTATCATGTTACGTGTGCCAGACGTGCAGGATTATATCTTAAATGGGATAAAGATTTAACTGTTGGTGCCGTTGCGTCAAATCAAGTCCATCTAGGAAACAAATTACATAGTTTCTGTGATAAACATTCTCCTATAGACCATAATAATCCTGCACAAGGAATATTGAAAGCAAGAagattctttaataataagaagaaCTCGTATTCAGATGAATCCGCACAGAATTCAATTACACATCATCCAACACCGATAAATGAGCGAAACTGGACAACCACTATCGGTACACCCATTGCACCTCAAAAATTTGCAAACATAATAGACAAAATCCTTCgattatttaatattcaGGAATCTACCATACtctccaataatttttgCAAATATTGGTCGATGAAACGAGAGTTCAAAAAAGGGATGcctttaattaataaaccTGTAATCACGcaattaaattctttaacctcaaaggaaattgatgaacgaacaaaatttataaaaataCTGTTAAACGATTTACAAAGAGTCAAAGTACTAGGTGGGTTAGTTTCAAAAAGGACAGATGCTTCGATTCAGATTGAAAACTCTAAGCATGAAATCAAATCCATTTTACAAGATCCGGAGAAAGCATTTATGAAGATTACAATAATAGACCCAATAACTGAGACGGAGTTTTATAAAAGCTTCAAGAGACTAAATACAACTGAAAGGGGAATTAACTTAATAGATAAATTTGAGAATAATACTTTTCCAGATCTGAAAACTATGAAGGAATCGATGCTTAccttttttcaatcaattgaagatgatgattcaAGCAATAGAGCACTGCGAGTAAGTTCAAGTAAACTAAAAGACCATTTAACTgtcatctttgaaaaagttGAAGCAGTAGACATAAAAAtgttattaaatgaagattTTATAATAACTGATGACATTTTGAAAACAGAAATTCGACCATGGAAAGGTCCTGTGATAATGGAAAGAGAGCAATTAAGTGATGTTGAGAACTTGGAGGAATCTGATGAAAATACTCTGAGTAATATTCTCTCTGTGGAGGGTACCGATGAGCATAAGGACAACTTTCAACAAGAAATAGAGCAGACACATGTTCCACCGAAAAGAAGGAGGGGAAGACCACCAAAGAAACATATTATTGAGACCTACAAGAGGGGTGAGATTTTGGACTCATCAGAAGTTGGCCAAGAAACATCTAAGCTACGGCTATCAACTCTTCGAGGAAGCAAAGACGAAGGCAAGATGCGCCATCGCACTAAGACCCCAATACAAAGAGGAACTGCTGCTTCACATTTGCAGTCCCCAAAACAGATAACAAAACCTACTCTTAGAGGTAGAAAACCTGGCAGGAAGATCAATATTGATGCAGTTGAATCCCAAACCCAAACATATACAGGTGCTCGTAGAGGAAGGCGACCAAAGCCAAAGATAGGCTCAGATATTAACAACCAGGCATATACTCTTTCAGAACCTCATAAGAATAACGGAGATACTCGTAGAGGAATGAGATCAACTCGAAAGGAAAACTCAAATTTTACAGATCAAGCACAGAGTTCATTGAAACCTCAATCACAAACATACAAGCGTAGTGATAAGGGAAGAAGGCGAAGAGTTTTCTCAACTACAGGTGCCCAAACAGAAAACCCTTCACAATCTCAACTATTAGCATTCAAGGGTGCCAATATGAAAAGGGTATTGAGAAAAAAGACGAGCTCTACTGATAATAATCATCCCATGGGATTATCTTCACCCCGCCCTGTTCGAATCTATAAGGGTGCCCGACGGGGCAGGAAATCAAAGCGAAAATATCCATAA